ACGGTACGTACCCTCCGAGGTACATACTGGACGTGGTCTCCACCCTTGAGGAGGGTGCAGACGTGGTGATGGGGTCCCGCTTCCTGGGCAGCATAGCTGATGGAGCAATGACCCCCTTGAACCACTTCGGGAACATCCTCCTGAGCGACATAGCGACGCTCCTTTACCAGCAGCGGTGCACAGACCTGTGCACTGGAATGTGGGGATTCAACGGCCAGGCCCTCAGGACCTTGGAGCTCAGCTCCAAGCACTTCGAGCTGGAGGCAGAGCTCTTCGCCGAGTCCGTGAAGAAGGGTCTGAACGTAAGAGAGATCCCCATACACTACCTGCCCCGGGCCGGTGAGACCAAGCTGGTGCCCTTGAAGGCCGGTGTGACCATCGTGACCAAGCTGTTCGAGAGGCGCTTCTGGAGCGCTGCCGGGGAGTTCGACATCAAGATGGCCAAGAAGACCGATAGGGCAGAGCGGTTCTCTCTCCTGATCCCCATGCGCCACATCTAGAGGGAGCCAATGCGCGTGGCCATGGTAAGCCCAGAGTTCCTCAGCTGGGGCGGGGTCGGAAGCTACATGAAACAGCTCGCCGACCACCTGTCGCCGGAGCATGAGGTGCATGTCATATGCCTGGGAAAGGAAGGGGGTGCTCCCCAGGTGGAGAACATCACCCTGCACGTCCTTGGCACCGCTGAGGACACCTTCATGTACAACAACCAGTTCCAGGTGGCCCTGTGGCGGTCATTCGACAAGCTCCAGAAGGAGCATGAGTTCGACATCATGCACGGGAACCACGCGCAGATGGCGGACATCATGTTCAAGGTCCTGGGGGAGAAGGTGCCATCCGTCACTACGGTGCACAGCACCATCGGATCCCAGCGCATGGGCACGCGGTCCTCGGGCCTGCCGGCGAACAAACTGGAGATGTCCGAGAAGATGACGCTCCTGCTCCTCCCGCTGCTGACCACCCTGGAGAAGGTCTACATGAAGAGATCTTCCTCCCTGATCTACGTGTCCGACTTCATAAGGGACTGGTGCCAGGACCGCATAGGGGCGACGTGCGCGTCAGAGGTCATACACAACGGTATCGACACCGATCTGTTCTCACCGCGGGACCGTGATGAATGCCTCGCCCACTTCCCCGACCTGGAGGGGGCGGAGGACATCGTACTGTTCTCGGGTCGCATGATCGCCCTAAAGGGTATCGCCACGGCGATAGAGGCCGCTTCGCTGGTAGACCCCTCCGTATCGCCGACGTTCGTGTTCGCCGGAAACGGTAACGCCGAGCAGTGGAAGGCCATGGCCGCCAAGGCCGGGCTGTCCAAGGACGAGTGCCGCTTTATCGGACCAGTGAGCTATCGGGAGATGCCTTATCTCTATCCCCTCGCTTCCCTGTTCATGCTTCCTTCGTACTCGGAGAGCTTCCCCATGACCTTGTTAGAGGCTATGGCGTCAGGAACGCCGGTCGTCGCCAGCAAGGTGGGAGGGGTCCCGGAGATGATCGTGGACGGAACCACTGGCATTCTCGTGCCGCCCAAGGACGCGGCCGCCCTGGCGCGCAGCATCGAGACGGTACTCGCTGACAGGGACCTGGCCAGAAAGATGTCCACCGACGCCCGCACCCGGGTGCTGGAGGAGTTCAGCGCGGCGGTCATGGCTCGCCGTACCGCCGATGTGTACAAGAGGACCGTGGAGGCGTGGACTTGAAGGTCCTTCTCATCAACCCGCCCCGGCACCAAGGGGTGTCGGTTATCCGAGAGGAGCGCTGCGAGGTCACGGAACGCTATTCGGTCCTGGAACCGTACTCCCTGCTTCAGACCGGCGCGCTGCTGCGCAACGGAGGCCACCAGGTCGACCTCATCGACCTCAACGGGCGGGACCTGGGCTATGACGCCCTGCAGGCCAAGGTGAAGGTGTACCGACCAGACGCGGCCGTGTACCGCTTCACGCCCACAACGTTCGATTGGGACCAGAAGGCCGCGTCCACAGTGAAGGAAGTGGATAAGGACGTGCCCACGGTGGGCATATGCTGGACCCTCCACACCATGCCCAAGCAAGTGCTCACGGAAGCGCCAGCACAGGACATCTACGTCCGCCAGGACTACGAGGTCGTCGCACCGGCAGTGGTGGACGCGCTCAGCAAGGGAACGCCTCTCGAGCAGGTCAACGGCATCTCCTTCCGAAAGAACGGGGAGATCGTCAACAATCCGGCGGCCACGCCCCTCAAGGACTATGACTCCATGCCCCTGCCTGCGTATGACCTGCTGCCCGACCTGAAGCCATACTACGTCACCGCTCCCGCCGGCCGGCCGTTCACCATCCTGTACACGAGCAAGGGCTGCCCCTTCAAGTGCTCCTTCTGCACCGTGGCCGGCACTCCATGGAAGATGCGCACCGCGCCTCACATCATCGAGGAGCTGCGCTATCTAAAGGAGCATTACGGCTTGAGGACCGCCTCCTTCTTCGACGAGACTTTCACGTTCAACCGCCAGCGGGTGGTGGACATCTGCAACGCTCTCAAGGAGGAGGACCTTCGGATCAAGTGGTACTGCAACACCCGCACGCACCTCGTGGATGGCGAGCTGCTCGCCCTCATGCGCTCTGCCGGCTGCCGGGGCATGTCCTTCGGCATCGAGTCCGGAAGCCAGCGCATACTGGACTCGGTGGAGAAGCACATCAGCGTACAGCAGTGCCGTGATGCCGTCCTCAACGCCAAGGCCGAGAACATCAAGGTCCTGTGCTCCTTCATCTTCGGCCTGCCGGGCGAGGACTGGGACAGTGTCAACGAGACGCTGCAGTTCGTGCG
The nucleotide sequence above comes from Methanomassiliicoccus sp.. Encoded proteins:
- a CDS encoding glycosyltransferase, coding for MANKIVVMIPALNEERSIGKVIDDIPRKELMRRGFDVRVVVVDGQSTDRTLAIAREKGAYILVQKGRGKGIGVRQAIALCDPREVVPKVLALTGGLCAKFSDLASMLDAKYLIMLDADGTYPPRYILDVVSTLEEGADVVMGSRFLGSIADGAMTPLNHFGNILLSDIATLLYQQRCTDLCTGMWGFNGQALRTLELSSKHFELEAELFAESVKKGLNVREIPIHYLPRAGETKLVPLKAGVTIVTKLFERRFWSAAGEFDIKMAKKTDRAERFSLLIPMRHI
- a CDS encoding glycosyltransferase family 4 protein: MAMVSPEFLSWGGVGSYMKQLADHLSPEHEVHVICLGKEGGAPQVENITLHVLGTAEDTFMYNNQFQVALWRSFDKLQKEHEFDIMHGNHAQMADIMFKVLGEKVPSVTTVHSTIGSQRMGTRSSGLPANKLEMSEKMTLLLLPLLTTLEKVYMKRSSSLIYVSDFIRDWCQDRIGATCASEVIHNGIDTDLFSPRDRDECLAHFPDLEGAEDIVLFSGRMIALKGIATAIEAASLVDPSVSPTFVFAGNGNAEQWKAMAAKAGLSKDECRFIGPVSYREMPYLYPLASLFMLPSYSESFPMTLLEAMASGTPVVASKVGGVPEMIVDGTTGILVPPKDAAALARSIETVLADRDLARKMSTDARTRVLEEFSAAVMARRTADVYKRTVEAWT
- a CDS encoding radical SAM protein, encoding MKVLLINPPRHQGVSVIREERCEVTERYSVLEPYSLLQTGALLRNGGHQVDLIDLNGRDLGYDALQAKVKVYRPDAAVYRFTPTTFDWDQKAASTVKEVDKDVPTVGICWTLHTMPKQVLTEAPAQDIYVRQDYEVVAPAVVDALSKGTPLEQVNGISFRKNGEIVNNPAATPLKDYDSMPLPAYDLLPDLKPYYVTAPAGRPFTILYTSKGCPFKCSFCTVAGTPWKMRTAPHIIEELRYLKEHYGLRTASFFDETFTFNRQRVVDICNALKEEDLRIKWYCNTRTHLVDGELLALMRSAGCRGMSFGIESGSQRILDSVEKHISVQQCRDAVLNAKAENIKVLCSFIFGLPGEDWDSVNETLQFVRETLPTSAQFNVAVPYPGTRLHEQIYGLPGLEEPDFRQLYQHASVVGTDKMTPADLDKAREMAYKTLYSSPQWWGSNIKHVLKEPSDLYLAFRYALKITNNYLFHGMKDAH